Below is a window of Herminiimonas arsenicoxydans DNA.
AATTGGCATCGGCAAGGATACGACATCAATACCTTCGTCGGCGAGTGCCGCACGTTCGTCAACCGTCGCCACACCGCGAATGCCGCGCTCGGGCGCCTCATTGTAATGAATACGGCGCGCTTCTTCGGCAAACTGGCTACCAACGTCTTCCGTATCGGCAATCACCTTGCGCGCAAATTCCATCCATTGATCCTGCACGCGATTACCCTCCTCACGCGCACGCGCGGTGACACCGGATAAATTCAAACGTGGGGAAGATGGCAGGCGTTTGATCGCTTGATTGCCGCACAGCGGGCATTCGATCAAATGTTGCGAGGATTGCGTGAGAAAGTCATCTTCGGAGGAAAACCATCCCTCAAAGCGATGATCGTGTTCACAACAAAGGTCATAGACTTTCATGAGTTTGGTGCCCGGGACCGGAATCGAACCGGTACACCGTTACCGGCGAGAGATTTTAAGTCTCTTGTGTCTACCTGTTTCACCACCCGGGCATGTCACGATTCTAAAACAGACAAAAAAATAAAAGCGCCCTCGGCGCTTTTGGAAAAACTGGAGGCGGGGGTCGGGATCGAACCGGCGTAAACGGCTTTGCAGGCCGCTGCATAACCACTTTGCTACCCCGCCACGGATTCGTATTGTATCGCGAATCAAACATACTACTGCGACACACACAAACACAAAAACCGAATTGCGAAAAAACTGGCACTGCTCGCGAATAAAAAAGGAAGCTTGATCAGCTCCCTTTTAGAAATCTGGAGCGGGAAACGAGTCATGCACTAGAGCGATAAGTCTCTGTTTCCCAATCACTTTCTCCGCTGTGGTGAGCAGCGAAGGCCTGAATTATAGCCTTGTTTTTCGCCCTCGGCAACAAAGTTCATCCAACGACTTCCATTGAAGTCCAAGGACTGCTCTTTTCGCAGTCGCACCGCCCTACGATGCTGTCGCGATGCAATGGGGCCTCCAGTGGCCAAGGCCGTCGTGCGGCGATAGGCGAATGGAATCAGGGGTTATCAGATTACCGCCTGCTGCATGCGCTTGGTCAACGCCTCGGCGCTTTCCTTGCGCTCGCTATACCTGTCCACCAGATACGGCGACGCATCGCGCGTGAGCAGCGTGAACTTCATCAGTTCCTCCATCACGTCCACAATGCGGTCGTAGTAGGCCGACGGTTTCATGCGTCCCGCTTCATCGAATTCTTGATACGCCTTGGCGACCGAGGACTGGTTGGGGACGGTCAGCATCCGCATCCAGCGGCCCAGCACGCGCATCTGATTGACAGCATTGAAAGATTGCGAGCCGCCCGAC
It encodes the following:
- a CDS encoding Conserved hypothetical protein (Evidence 4 : Homologs of previously reported genes of unknown function), producing MKVYDLCCEHDHRFEGWFSSEDDFLTQSSQHLIECPLCGNQAIKRLPSSPRLNLSGVTARAREEGNRVQDQWMEFARKVIADTEDVGSQFAEEARRIHYNEAPERGIRGVATVDERAALADEGIDVVSLPMPIASKQSLQ